In Manis pentadactyla isolate mManPen7 chromosome 11, mManPen7.hap1, whole genome shotgun sequence, one DNA window encodes the following:
- the SORD gene encoding sorbitol dehydrogenase has translation MAATKPENLSLVVHGPGDLRLENYPTPEPGPNEVLLKMHSVGICGSDVHYWQHGRIGNFVVKKPMVLGHEASGTVIKVGSLVKHLRSGDRVAIEPGVPQETDEFCKIGRYNLSPSIFFCATPPDDGNLCRFYKHNANFCYKLPDNVTFEEGALIEPLSVGIHACQRAGITLGSKVLVCGAGPIGLVSLLVAKAMGAAQVVVTDLSASRLSKAKEVGADLVLQISKETPQEIASQVEGLLRCKPEVTIECTGAESAIQAGIYATRSGGTLVLVGLGSEMTSVPLVHAATREVDIKGVFRYCNTWPMAISMLASKSVNVKPLVTHRFPLEKALEAFETSKKGLGLKVMLKCDPNDQNP, from the exons gAGAACTATCCCACCCCTGAACCAGGCCCAAATG agGTGCTGCTGAAGATGCATTCCGTTGGGATCTGCGGCTCAGATGTCCACTACTGGCAGCATGGTCGCATAGGGAATTTTGTTGTGAAAAAGCCCATGGTGCTGGGGCACGAAGCTTCAGGAACAGTTATAAAAGTGGGATCACTGGTAAAGCACCTAAGATCAG GTGATCGTGTTGCCATCGAGCCTGGTGTCCCCCAAGAAACTGATGAATTCTGCAAGATTGGCCGATACAACCTGTCACCATCCATCTTCTTCTGTGCCACACCCCCTGATGATGGGAACCTCTGCCGGTTTTATAAGCACAATGCCAACTTCTGCTACAA GCTTCCTGACAATGTCACCTTTGAGGAAGGGGCCCTGATTGAGCCGCTGTCTGTGGGGATCCATGCCTGCCAGCGAGCTGGAATTACCCTGGGGAGCAAGGTGTTAGTGTGTGGAGCTG GGCCGATTGGACTAGTCAGTTTGCTCGTGGCCAAGGCGATGGGTGCGGCCCAAGTGGTAGTGACTG ATCTGTCTGCCTCTCGGTTGTCTAAAGCCAAGGAAGTCGGGGCTGACCTTGTCCTCCAGATCTCCAAGGAGACCCCTCAGGAAATAGCCAGCCAAGTGGAAGGTCTGCTGCGGTGCAAGCCCGAAGTCACCATCGAGTGCACAGGGGCAGAGAGTGCCATCCAGGCGGGCATCTAT GCCACTCGTTCTGGTGGGACCCTAGTGCTCGTGGGGCTGGGCTCTGAGATGACCAGTGTACCCCTAGTGCACGCAGCCACCCGGGAGGTTGATATCAAGGGCGTGTTTCGATACTGTAACAC GTGGCCGATGGCGATTTCAATGCTTGCGTCCAAGTCTGTGAATGTCAAGCCCTTAGTCACCCATAGATTTCCTCTGGAGAAAGCTCTGGAGGCCTTTGAAACATCCAAAAAGGGATTGGGATTGAAAGTCATGCTCAAATGTGACCCCAATGACCAGAATCCCTGA